The Miscanthus floridulus cultivar M001 chromosome 7, ASM1932011v1, whole genome shotgun sequence genome includes a region encoding these proteins:
- the LOC136464805 gene encoding cinnamoyl-CoA reductase 1-like isoform X1, translating into MSSKSNCGEEKELVCVTGAGGFIGSWVVKELLQRGYRVRGTARDPADSKNAHLLALEGAKERLTLCRADVLDRDSLHAAFAGCHGVFHVASPVSNDPVSRRCYLFHFQTEQQCAMYSAADAACVRPRLQELVPVAVEGTRNVINVAADEGARRVVFTSSYGAVHMDPNRSPDTVLDETCWSDYDFCKRTENLYCCAKMMAEITATEEAAARGLQLAVVLPCMTMGPMLQQTLNFSTNHVARYLMGTKRSIPNAVAAYVDVRDVARAHVLAYERPSACGRYLCIGTVLHRAQLVAMLRELFPQYPVTAKCEDDGKPLAKPFKFSNQRLRDLGLEFTPLRKSLYETVVCLQQKGHLPVIQQQQRAYL; encoded by the exons ATGTCGTCCAAGTCCAACTGCGGTGAGGAGAAGGAGCTGGTGTGCGTGACCGGCGCCGGCGGCTTCATCGGCTCGTGGGTGGTGAAGGAGCTGCTCCAGCGCGGCTACCGTGTCAGGGGAACTGCGAGGGACCCTG CGGACAGCAAGAACGCGCACCTGCTGGCTCTGGAGGGCGCCAAGGAGCGCCTCACCCTGTGCCGCGCCGACGTCCTCGACCGCGACTCCCTCCACGCCGCCTTCGCCGGCTGCCACGGCGTCTTCCACGTCGCCTCCCCGGTCTCCAACGACCCGGTCAGTCGTCGCTGCTACCTCTTTCATTTTCAGACTGAACAGCAATGCGCTATGTACTCTGCTGCTGACGCTGCTTGCGTGCGTCCCCGCCTGCAGGAGCTCgtgccggtggcggtggagggcACCAGGAACGTCATCAACGTCGCGGCGGACGAGGGTGCGCGCCGCGTCGTCTTCACCTCCTCCTACGGCGCCGTCCACATGGACCCCAACCGGAGCCCCGACACCGTCCTCGACGAGACCTGCTGGAGCGACTACGACTTCTGCAAGCGAACGGAGAACCTGTATTGCTGCGCCAAGATGATGGCGGAGATCACAGCgacggaggaggcggcggcgcgggggctgCAGCTAGCCGTGGTGCTGCCGTGCATGACCATGGGCCCCATGCTGCAGCAGACGCTCAACTTCAGCACCAACCACGTCGCGCGCTACCTCATGGGCACCAAGCGCTCCATCCCCAACGCCGTCGCCGCctacgtcgacgtccgcgacgtCGCGCGAGCGCACGTCCTCGCCTACGAGCGCCCCAGCGCGTGCGGACGGTACCTCTGCATCGGCACCGTGCTGCACCGCGCCCAGCTCGTCGCCATGCTCAGGGAGCTCTTCCCGCAGTACCCAGTCACGGCCAA GTGCGAGGACGACGGGAAGCCATTGGCGAAGCCGTTCAAGTTCTCCAACCAGAGGCTCAGGGATCTGGGCTTGGAGTTCACACCGCTGAGGAAGAGCTTGTACGAGACCGTGGTGTGCCTGCAGCAGAAGGGCCACCTGCCTGTCATCCAACAGCAGCAGCGCGCGTACTTGTAA
- the LOC136464805 gene encoding cinnamoyl-CoA reductase 1-like isoform X2: MSSKSNCGEEKELVCVTGAGGFIGSWVVKELLQRGYRVRGTARDPADSKNAHLLALEGAKERLTLCRADVLDRDSLHAAFAGCHGVFHVASPVSNDPELVPVAVEGTRNVINVAADEGARRVVFTSSYGAVHMDPNRSPDTVLDETCWSDYDFCKRTENLYCCAKMMAEITATEEAAARGLQLAVVLPCMTMGPMLQQTLNFSTNHVARYLMGTKRSIPNAVAAYVDVRDVARAHVLAYERPSACGRYLCIGTVLHRAQLVAMLRELFPQYPVTAKCEDDGKPLAKPFKFSNQRLRDLGLEFTPLRKSLYETVVCLQQKGHLPVIQQQQRAYL; this comes from the exons ATGTCGTCCAAGTCCAACTGCGGTGAGGAGAAGGAGCTGGTGTGCGTGACCGGCGCCGGCGGCTTCATCGGCTCGTGGGTGGTGAAGGAGCTGCTCCAGCGCGGCTACCGTGTCAGGGGAACTGCGAGGGACCCTG CGGACAGCAAGAACGCGCACCTGCTGGCTCTGGAGGGCGCCAAGGAGCGCCTCACCCTGTGCCGCGCCGACGTCCTCGACCGCGACTCCCTCCACGCCGCCTTCGCCGGCTGCCACGGCGTCTTCCACGTCGCCTCCCCGGTCTCCAACGACCCG GAGCTCgtgccggtggcggtggagggcACCAGGAACGTCATCAACGTCGCGGCGGACGAGGGTGCGCGCCGCGTCGTCTTCACCTCCTCCTACGGCGCCGTCCACATGGACCCCAACCGGAGCCCCGACACCGTCCTCGACGAGACCTGCTGGAGCGACTACGACTTCTGCAAGCGAACGGAGAACCTGTATTGCTGCGCCAAGATGATGGCGGAGATCACAGCgacggaggaggcggcggcgcgggggctgCAGCTAGCCGTGGTGCTGCCGTGCATGACCATGGGCCCCATGCTGCAGCAGACGCTCAACTTCAGCACCAACCACGTCGCGCGCTACCTCATGGGCACCAAGCGCTCCATCCCCAACGCCGTCGCCGCctacgtcgacgtccgcgacgtCGCGCGAGCGCACGTCCTCGCCTACGAGCGCCCCAGCGCGTGCGGACGGTACCTCTGCATCGGCACCGTGCTGCACCGCGCCCAGCTCGTCGCCATGCTCAGGGAGCTCTTCCCGCAGTACCCAGTCACGGCCAA GTGCGAGGACGACGGGAAGCCATTGGCGAAGCCGTTCAAGTTCTCCAACCAGAGGCTCAGGGATCTGGGCTTGGAGTTCACACCGCTGAGGAAGAGCTTGTACGAGACCGTGGTGTGCCTGCAGCAGAAGGGCCACCTGCCTGTCATCCAACAGCAGCAGCGCGCGTACTTGTAA